In bacterium, the sequence GTCGCGTCGAAGCTGCTGTGCGGCCGCAGCCTGGTGATCCGTCGGGCCCTTCGGCTTCGTCCGGTGGGCGTCAAGGAAGGCCTCCGTTCGGTCAAGTTACTGGGAGAAGTTCATGTTGACCCTCGGACGGACGATTTCTTCCGCGTGTTGATAGAGAAGCGGCATACTTTTCAACAGGCGAAACGCCGGGCTGAGCTTGCGGGTGACGATGCCAAAGCCCGGTACTTCGATGGTCTCCAGCACGGCCTCAAGATCCTCGCCAACGCGATGAGCTATGGGATCTTCGCAGAGATCGACGAGAAGCTGACGGGAGCCAAGGACGCCGAAATCTTTGGCCTGCGGCATTTCTCAACGTCGATTTCGAAAGAAGAGCATCCCGGGCCGTTCGCGTTTGCTCCACTCGCTGCGTTTATCACCGGAGGGGCCCGATTACTTCTGGCGATGTGCGAAGTGGAACTGTCGGCGCACGGAGCCACCTATGCATTTTGCGACACGGACTCTATGGCCATCGTCGGGTTGTCTGAAACTGTGAAAGTGGTTCGGGAACGATTTGCTGCGCTCACTCCCTACACATTTGGCGGGGACCTTCTCAAGCTTGAGGACGAGAACATTCCTGATCCACGCGCTGCAAGGGATAAACAGCTCTATTGCTATTCCATCTCAGCCAAGCGGTACGTCCTATTCAACATAGCAGACGATGGAAGCATCCTGCTCCGCAAGAGTTCCGAGCACGGACTCGGCCACTTGCTTTCGCCGTACGCCAACGACGAGAAGAAGTGGATGGAGCAGCTTTGGACGGCGGTGCTTCGTTGGGAGCAGGGTCAGGATGCCAACCTGGGACAAAGCTTGTCCTTTGCCGATCTTCCAGCCCTGGGCGTTCTTCCGATCTCCAACGCGCATGTTTGGGAACGGTTCGACCGGATCAATACGAAATATGATCCGAGGGCCAAGAAGCGCGTTGGGCGGCCCTCCACCCAGCAAGTGAAACCATTCAACTTCATGCTCGTGGCGTATCCGGCTACAGGCGACGTGACGACAGGAGGCGAGGCGTATTGGAGCGACCGGCCGAACGGCCGGACCGCAAACGGAAAATCCTCGCATCAACCAATCCGCCCTATCGCGCCGTATGAACGATACCCAAGAAAGTGGCCTAGCTTACCGTGGGTAGATCTCCATACCGGCCGCCCGGTGTCGCTCGCGTGGGGAAGCAGAATGCCCGGGTTTTCAATGGGGCTCGTCCGTGTCCAGACGTATCGAGATGTACTGCACCGATACGTGACGCACCCCGAGGCGAAAGCCGCGGGGCGGGATGGCCTGCCGTGCGCTCCGCACACGAAGGGCGCGTTGTCACGCCTTCGGGTCCACATCACGGATGTCGTTCATATTGGGAAGGAGTCAAATGAATTAGACGAAGTACAAGCAGGTCTAGTGATTCCACGTAGCGCGTACGTTTACTACCTCGATAGAGACGAAGAAGCAAATAACCTCCGGTCGAAACTCAAGCAAATTCCGAGGCGGTTTCTTCAGAGAGAGGCCGGCTTATCCAGGGCCATGTTGAAGAGAACGCTGAATCGTCACACGTTGCCACATCGAAAGAACCGTCTTATTCTCATGAAGGCTGCAAAGGCTTGGCAGGACACGTCTCACTGACACCGACCGCGCCAAGAGCAGATTCTAAAGGTGCTGTTTTCGGTACAGAAACACGGCTGAAAACAGGTGGCGAAACCGCATACAAGCCGCCTTTAGACCTGAATTGAGACCCTGCGGAAACGGCCTATTTGCAAGCGTTTGCGGAGCGTTGGCACCAATAGTGGCTACCCATATGTCGGCCAACTGGCAATAAAACTCACCCAAAAACAGGAAGGGTGTAAACTTCGAAAGAAACCAGAGTGACCGTTCAGATGTTTAAGCCGCTCGTGGTGCGGAAATTTGTTAGTTGCCACGGTTGACTTGATCAATGTGAACTGGGCAACGCGCCGGAGGGCAACCTGAAGCCAATTGCCAATGCCGATGCAAACAACTAGGTCATGGACTCGTAAAATAGCATTCGTTCTCGGCGAACAATCGCTTCGCCAAATCCTCACCATCATGTCTAGCGTTTCGGAAGATATCGGATACATACTTGAATGCTCGGACAGATCCACAATCACATGCTCATCCCTGGACGAAGTGCTCGGTTTTCAGAATTCCAAACGGCGAAGAATCCGTGGGCTGATTTTGCACACCCCTTATGATCAACCTACCTATGTTCAAGTCAGATTCCGTGAGGACGTTTCCCTCGACCCGATAGAATGCACAGTTCGCGGAAATGATGAAACGGTACTCATTCTCTCGAGCAGACTTGATGACTCGATCTCTTCTTTGACGCAGTGGTACGGTGTCTTGGCTTTCTACAGTACGGCTTGGCTTTTGCTTCTGACCACTGGCCTACTGTTGCTCGGTCTCATCGGGATAGGGGCCTTTGGTCATCCCGATCACGCGACAAACGAAAGAATTGAAGGGTTACGACTCGGTGGCGTGATTCTCGCAACTGTCTTTCTCACGTTTGGTGTCACTTGGGTACAAAATGCACTCTTCCCCAGATCTGTCTTTCTTATCGGGGACGGACGAAGCCGCTACAACAGGATTGTATTTTTCCGGAGAAGCCTTATCCTCCCATTTTTGATTGGTCTTATCGTGTGGCGGGTGACGACGCGATGATTCCTTCGTCATGTGACCACTTGTTCGACATGCGGGGGGGCTCCATTTGGGCGTGTTTGTCCAGATTTAAATAGAAATAAAATGTGTTTGCGAACGGGCCTTTTACCAGTCTGCGTGTGATTCTGCGGTGCGTCCTACTAGCCACAACGCGCCAATAATCCCCGCCGCCCACAACCCCCACGTTACGAACGCTGGTCGCGGCGTCCCGGTTGCGCGCGCAGGCGCGGCGGGTGCGTTGGCCGGCTCCGGCGCGACATGCACCTGCCAATGCCGGTGCAGCGCCGTCTTCGAAACTGCGTATTCGGCCGCGATGTCCCGGAACGAATCGCCCTCTTGCAAAGCCTGATTTATGGCCTCGCGCTGCGCGTGCGTGCAAATGGTGCAGGGTCGTCCCACGACGAAACCCTCCTATGTACGGTAACAACGAGATCTCGCTTCAATTGTACCGGGACATGGACCACGGTCCAATGTAACGGCTAAGTCAGACAGGTCTGGCAGACGTTAAGAAAACGGGCAGGGGGCTCATTTCCCGAGGCTTGTCTAGTACCCCACGGCGTGACCGAGGATCGGGAATCCGAAGCACTCCTCATGGTCGGCCTTGCCTATCTCCATGCGGAATCGTTTACTGAGGCCGCGGCGTGGCTCAACCGGGCCCACGAAGCGGCCTCAGACGGCGACGAGCTGCTGGAGGCGCGCATCGACCTCGCGCTCGCCTACATCGATCAAGGCCACGGCCACAACCTTCGCGCGTGGCGGCGCGCCGAGCGCGTCCTTCGTGTGCTCGCGCACAGCGGAGATCGGCCGACGCTGGTGCGCGCGCAGGCCTGCCTCGGCCGGAGTAAACTTGCGGCCGGCGACCTGCCCTCGGCCGCATGGACCTTTGAGGCGGCGCTCCATCTCCTCCCCGCGCCGGATGCGGATCCGGCCCCGGCCACATCCCTGCACTACTATCTCGGGATTGCGCGGGAACGTATGGGCCAAACCACCGAGGCCGCGGACGCCTACCGCAAGGCATTGGAGGTCGCGGAGTCGTTCGCCGATTCGCGGCATGCGGGAGCCTGGCACGTCGGTCACGCCGTAGCGTCCGTCGAGGACGGATCGTTCGACGCCGCGATCGCGCACGCAGGCGAAGCAATCGCGGTTTACGACACACTGCAACATAAGCGGCGGCTCGCGGACATTCACTGGCGGTTGGGCGATCTTGAGGCCCGCGCGGACCGGTGGACGGAGGCGCAGCGGCATTACTCGGCGAGCATTGCGATCTACGGCGCCGCCCGGCAGGTCCGTGGCGCGGCGCGGACGTTTGGCGCGTTCGTTGACGCCGTGCACGCCCGGCTGCGACCCGACGTCGTGCGGGCGATCGGCGAGATGGCGCTCGTTCTGTTCCCCGACGACGGCTGTGCGTCTACGGACGACGATCGCGCGGCGACGCTGTGGCTGCGCGGCACGATCCAGCGCTTGCTCGGCCGTCTCGAGGATGCCGGCGCCTCGCTTCGTGAGAGCCTGCGGCTTTTTGAGGTACTTTGCCGTGCCGAAGAGCTCAAAATGATCCGCCGCGAACTCGCCCTGCTCGCCGTAGAGTCGGACGATCTTGCGACGGCCCGCGAGTACATCGCGGCCCTTCGCGCGACGGCGGAATCCCCGCAGGTGCCGGCGGCGCTGTAGCACGACGGCCGGATAGGCGCGAACAGGAGTTGTCGGCGTCGCCGGGTAAATCGTGGGCCGTGCTCGTCCTGCCGTGGTAAGACGCTCCGACGAATCAGCCCGATCGATACGGTCGCCGTGCTCTCCGCTCAATAAAAGGGGGGTGTGTACGTGGAGAAGCTTCGGACGCCATTGCAGATCACGGCTATATACATTCTGCTGGTTGGGCTGTCTTCGCTCACGCCGGGTATCGTGCGCGCGGTCTTCGGCTACGACGTCAAGGATACAGGCGTACTCCTCGTCCTGGCGGGGACGTTCCTCGGGTTCGGTGTGGTCCTCTGGACCATCGCCGGCGACGTCGGCAAGCACGGCGGTCTTGCCACGTCGGTCGTTATCGCGCTCGTACTCGAGATTCTGTTCCTGCTGTGGGGCTGGATCGGTGGCATGTTTACGGTCCGAAACGTCGGCATTCCGGTCGTCATCAACATCATCCTAGTCGTTTGGATCTGGTCGGCGAAGAAATAAGACGAAGGCCTCGCGGATCGCGCTGCGATCCGCGAGGCCCGTCGACGGGCCGGGAAAAGCCGGCGTCCGCTACAGACTCTGGCGGGTCAGGTAATCTAGTCCGCGGCTGGTGATCGTTGCCCGTTTGGCTCCATTGTTCTGCTTGTTCCACGCCACCAACGCATAGTCCGCGCAGTAGAGCAGGTGGCGATCCACCACGTCCTTCTCCAAACCAAGGGTCTTCGCCAGCGTCGCGCTGTCGATGCCCTGTGGCGCGTCTCGTAGTGCGGCAAGTACGCGGTTCCGGTCGTTGTCCAGGGGCATCGAAGCCCTCCCTCTCCCGCCGCAGCCTTGCGTGTTCTTGACACTATACGCCCCCCGGTCCGCATTAGCAAGGACGCGCGATGCCTTCTACGCGAGGAGGCCCCCGATAATCGCTCCCAGGAGGAGCGGGCCGACGTGCAGCAGCAGGACGGCGAATACGCCAAGTCCAATAACGGCGCCTAATAGAGGGATGCCCGTGAGCGCCGATCCTAGGAACGTCAGGGCGACGCCGGTGACGACCATCGGCAGGAACACCGCGAGGATGGCCGCGCCGACGTCTCCGGCCTTCTTCCCGCCGACCACGCCGGCGATGAGGGGACCGGCAACCGGCAGCCAGAATAGCAGCAGCGAGATGATAAACATCCACGTCATGGCGCTGGCGATGCTTCCCCGCCGTTTAGGCTCTGTCACGCTCTAACGTTACAATTTCGCGACACGTTTGTGTTGGCATACGGTCGGTACATACAGCCTGTCGGGGGTGGGCGATGGAGCAGCTCCAACGCAACGGTGGCACGGCGGGCATCGTCACGGCGGTCTGTCTGGCTCTGCTCTTTATTCTCTTCATCGGCAGTGGTTTGGATCCGCAGACGGCGCAGGACCCCGCCAAGGCCCTTCCCCTCATGGGCCAGAAAGCCGGCCTCTTCGGGGGCATCGGCCTCCTCGGCCTCCTAGCCTCCGGGTTCGGCATCATTTTCACCTTCGGCCTTTTCTCCCGTCTCCGGGAGAAATCCCCGACGCGCGCCGCGGCCAACCTGGGTCTCGCCGTCGTGGGACTCACCCTCCACGCGTTCGGCGCGGCCCTGCTCTGGCAGGGGGGACAGATGCTGGTCGCGCTCTCGGCTAAGGATCAGACGGCGGCCGGGCACGCGTGGATCGCGCTGGGCGCGGTCAACCAGAGCCTGATGGCGGCCGCGAACGGGTTCACGGGCGCCGCGGTCTTCGCCGCCGGGTGGGCGATTGTCGATACCGGCGTGATGCCGAAAAGTCTCGGGTGGGTGGCGCTGGCCGCCGGGATCGTCGCGATGCTTCAGGTGTTTAGCACGCAGATGGCCCTGATGGGTCTCGGGTTCGTGCTCGTGATCATCTGGCTGGCCTGGGGCGGCGTGCAGCTGCGGCGATCGCCCGCATAGGAGTCACATGGCACGACGGCTCAGTGACGACGATATCCAGCAGTTCCTGGCGACGCGGGAAGTCGTCGTGCTGTCCACTGTTCAACCGGACGGCTCGCCGCTGGCGATGCCGGTGTGGTTCGTGCACGACCGCAAGGGCGTGACGATGATCAGCGAAGCCGACACGCAGAAGGTCCGCAACCTCCGCCGCGATCCTCGCGTGTGCGTCGTCGCCGAATCGGGGTCGCGGCAGGACGCGCGCGCGGTGATGATCGGCGGGCGTGCGGAGTTCGTTCCGGAGTCGCCCGCACGACGCGAGCTCGTGCGGGCGCTGCTCGACAGGTATAGTCCCAATCTCGGA encodes:
- a CDS encoding tetratricopeptide repeat protein, which encodes MTEDRESEALLMVGLAYLHAESFTEAAAWLNRAHEAASDGDELLEARIDLALAYIDQGHGHNLRAWRRAERVLRVLAHSGDRPTLVRAQACLGRSKLAAGDLPSAAWTFEAALHLLPAPDADPAPATSLHYYLGIARERMGQTTEAADAYRKALEVAESFADSRHAGAWHVGHAVASVEDGSFDAAIAHAGEAIAVYDTLQHKRRLADIHWRLGDLEARADRWTEAQRHYSASIAIYGAARQVRGAARTFGAFVDAVHARLRPDVVRAIGEMALVLFPDDGCASTDDDRAATLWLRGTIQRLLGRLEDAGASLRESLRLFEVLCRAEELKMIRRELALLAVESDDLATAREYIAALRATAESPQVPAAL
- a CDS encoding DUF4386 family protein, with translation MEQLQRNGGTAGIVTAVCLALLFILFIGSGLDPQTAQDPAKALPLMGQKAGLFGGIGLLGLLASGFGIIFTFGLFSRLREKSPTRAAANLGLAVVGLTLHAFGAALLWQGGQMLVALSAKDQTAAGHAWIALGAVNQSLMAAANGFTGAAVFAAGWAIVDTGVMPKSLGWVALAAGIVAMLQVFSTQMALMGLGFVLVIIWLAWGGVQLRRSPA
- a CDS encoding TIGR03618 family F420-dependent PPOX class oxidoreductase, yielding MARRLSDDDIQQFLATREVVVLSTVQPDGSPLAMPVWFVHDRKGVTMISEADTQKVRNLRRDPRVCVVAESGSRQDARAVMIGGRAEFVPESPARRELVRALLDRYSPNLGRRWGGDAMPADRVMFRIIPAWVRTYGM